The Polaribacter sp. Q13 sequence CATATCAATTAGATTTGGATATAGATCATACTACAAAATGGTTTAGTGTAGGTGTGAGTCCGTTTGTAAACTTTTTTGACAATTATATTTATTTAAATCCGACTTCTAATTATTACGAAACCTTACAAATTTATGAATACACCCAAGCCAAGGTTTTTAGAATAGGAGGAGAGTTTAGAGCAAATGCCACCCTTAATAAAAACTTGCAAGTAGATGCTTCTGTAGAGTATGTGTATTCTAGACAAACAAGCGGACCAAAAGAAGGATTTACTTTGCCTTTTTCACCGCCATTATCGGGGTTATTATCTGCCAATTATCAATTTAAAGAACTGTTATTTTTTAAAAAGCCGCAATTAGTGGCAGATTATAGAATAACTGCATCTCAAGAAGAAATTGTTCCTCCGGAAGAAAAAACGGCAGGTTATCAAGTCTTAAATATGTCTTTTTCATCAGAAATAAATGTGTTTAAAAAGGAGACTCCCATAGAAATGCGTGTAAAACTGAATAACGTATTTAATACCAAATATTACAATCACACCAGTTTTTACCGATTGATAGATGTGCCAGAAGCTGGTAGGAATCTATCGTTATCCCTAACCATACCTTTTTAAAATTTATCGAAAAATCATTAATCAATTATCGGTTATCAATTAACAATGTTCAATAAATAATAATCAATTAAAATTAATCAATAATCAATAATCAACAAGTAAAATTAAAACAAATGAAAACAAACAGTATGAAATCAAATTTAAAATTTTTAGCAATTATTGCTTTTGTCGGAATTACTTTACAATCATGTAGTAGTGATGAAAACCTCGAATTAAATGCCCCAATTATTTCAAATTTTGAGTACGGAAAAGGTAGTGATCATACCACAGATCAAGTAGCTTACAAAGGATCAGACATTCATTTAGAAGGCGAAATTAACGCAGAAGCCATTGTAAGCAGTATTACGCTTTCTATTCACGCGCACGATTTAACTCCTGGAGACGGAGAAGTAGCGTGGGGTTTTGAACAAGTATTTACTGATGCTAAATATTTAGCAATCAATCCTACTTTTCATGAGCATATAGATGTTCCTGCTAATGCGCCGGCAGGAGAATATCATGTAGAGCTTACAGTTACTGATGAACAAGGAAACAGCACAGAAGTAGAAGGACATATTCAAATTTTAGATGTTATTACTTTAAGTGAAATTTCTATTGATACTACTGTCGCCAGAGGCGATGATTTTCATGCAGAATTTAAGATTGATGCTGTAAATGGTATTCATAGTATTTCTGTGGATGCTCAAGCACACGGACTAACTGTTGGGGCTGGAGAGGTAGAATGGGATTTTGAACAAGAATTTTTAGGGAAATACCATGAGCAAACTTCTATTGAATTTCATGAGCATATAGATGTTCCTGCAACTGCTCCTGTTGGCGAGTATCATATCATTTTTACAGTAAAAGATGAAGATGGAAATACCAAAGAGTATGAAACTCATATAGATATTACTGCTTAATTAAATAAAAATTTACCGCATAGTATTTATACTGTACGGTTTTAAATCGAATTACCATGAAATTTAGATTAAAACATTTTTATATTTTATCATTTATAATACTAATTTCTTCTTGTTCTAGTGATAATAGTATTGATAAAGATGAAGAAAAACCAACCATAAGCATTAATTATAACGAAGGATTTCCGCAAGGTTGTGCCGTATTAAAAAGAGGAGAAACCTATAGTTTTAGAGCTAAAGTTACAGATAATAAGGCATTGGCTGCTTATAGCATCGATATTCACCATAATTTTGACCATCATACACATGATGACCAAGTAGCTGAATGTAATTTAGAAGATATAAAACAAGCTATAAATCCATTCATATTTATAGAAAACTATTCTATAGACGAAGAGGTAACTAGTTATGAAATTAATATTGCTATTACAATTCCAAATGATATAGATACTGGAGATTATCATTGTGCATATTCTGTAACGGATAAAACTGGTTGGCAGTCTAGAACTTCTGTAGATATAAAGATTGAGGAATAGTGTTGGAACTTAGATAAACGTAAGGATATAAAATTATTATTAAATATGACATTTACAAATCAAAAAGCAGATCATATAGGTGCTATAGCTAGTTCACTTTGTTTGATTCATTGTGTTGCAACACCTTTTATATTTATTGCACAAAGTAGTGTTCTTGCTTGTTGTAGCACAACAACTGCACCTAGTTGGTGGAAATTTATAGACTATTTTTTCTTAGTCATTTCATTTTTAGCTATTTATCGTTCCACAGAAACCACCGCAAATAATTGGATGAAACCTTCTTTGTGGTTTAGTTGGTTGCTGCTTTTTGTAGTGATTATTAATGAAAAAATAGCATTGCTTTCTATACCAGAAAGCGCAATTTATATACCGGCAATTGCCCTGATTATTTTACATACATATAATAGAAAATATTGCCAATGTAAAACCGATAAATGTTGTAGTCATGAAAAATAAAAAACAAATAGAAATCGTAGGAGATAATCATTTTTCAACGAGTATAAAAACGCCTTTACGTGCAGATGCTTTTGATAAAAGTGACGATGAGAAAATAGAAAACATTCAGTATCATTTTAAAAAGATCATGGAAGAAATGGGGTTAGATTTAACTGATGATAGTTTGTCTGGCACTCCGTATCGCGTTGCAAAAATGTATGTAAAGGAGTTGTTTTATGGATTAAACCCTATAAATAAACCTAGGTTATCCACTTTTGAAAACAAATATGGGTATAAAAAAATGCTGGTAGAACAAAATATTACCATAGATTCTGCTTGCGAACATCACTTTTTGCCAATAATAGGGTATGCAAATGTGGCGTATATTCCTAAAGACAAAGTAATAGGTTTGTCTAAAATAAATCGATTGGTAGATTATTATGCCCGTCGTCCGCAAGTGCAAGAAAGGCTTGTGCTTCAAATTTTAAACGACTTACAAACTATTTTAGAAACCAAAGATGTAATTGTTTCTGTTACTGCAAAGCACCTTTGCGTTTCTTCTAGAGGGATTAAAGATCAAAGTAGTTTTACAACCACTTTAGAGTATGGAGGTTGTTTTGAAGAAGCTGAAACTCGTAATGAATTCTTAAAGATCATCGCTCAAGAGAAAATATAATTTAGGGCATTTTTCGAATGAATGTTGTAAGGTTTTATTGATAAAATGAATACATTAAATCTACTAAAAGCATAAATTAGCACAAGCATTTTTTACAATATGGAAGCAATTATTACCATTGTCGGTTTTTTAGGATCAGGGAAAACTACCTTGTTAAATTATTTAATAGATCGTTTTACAGAAAAAAAATGGAATCCTTTTGTCATTTTAAATGATTATGAAAATGCCAATATGGATGTGCAGCAGTTTCTAGAAAAAGTAGATAACAAATATCTAAAAGCGCTTACCGGAAGTTGTATCTGTTGCAGTGGTATACATGAACTTAGAAATTATGTAAACGGAATTCCTGTTAGAAAAAACGGAATTACCTTAATTGAAGCCAACGGAACATCAGATGCTTGTTCGCTTATGGAGTTTTTAGGAGTAGGTGTAAATGATCGATTTTTACCACCGATACAAATCTCTGTGGTAGATGTACAAAATTGGCAAAAACGAGGAGAACATAATGAATTAGAAGCGAATCAAATACAAGTTTCCTCTTTAATTGTGCTGACTCATCTTAATGGAGCTTCAGAAAATAGAACAGCATTGGTGGTTAAAGATTTAAAAAAGCACAACCCTTTTGCTAAAATCATTACCATGGATGCGCTAGACGTTGAGTTGTTACCCATTCTTTTACCTTCTAAAAATGTGGTCGATAAATTAGCGCATCAAAAAGCACATTGGTCTTCCTGTTCTATAGATTTACCTGTTTTACCATCTAAAGATTGTATAGATTTTATTTGTAAACAATTACCTAAAAGTATACTTAGGGTTAAAGGTTGTGTGCAAATAGCTAAAGAAGCAAATTATACTTATTTTGAAAGAACTCCAGACGGAAAAGTATTTGTAAGACCTTTTAAAGGCGTACCAATTACAGGAACTAAATTACTAACTATTGGTGCTGGTAGTGAACCCGCTGTTTTAGAAAAAGTGATTGCATACAGCCTTAAAGCTCATAATTAATTACGATAATTTAGATAAATAACCCATTCAAAATATAAAATAATAATGATAAAAGGAATAAAAAAATTACCAGTAACTGTTTTAAGTGGATTTTTAGGAGCTGGTAAAACTACATTGTTAAATCATTGTGGTGTTTAAATTCTT is a genomic window containing:
- a CDS encoding DUF4625 domain-containing protein gives rise to the protein MKSNLKFLAIIAFVGITLQSCSSDENLELNAPIISNFEYGKGSDHTTDQVAYKGSDIHLEGEINAEAIVSSITLSIHAHDLTPGDGEVAWGFEQVFTDAKYLAINPTFHEHIDVPANAPAGEYHVELTVTDEQGNSTEVEGHIQILDVITLSEISIDTTVARGDDFHAEFKIDAVNGIHSISVDAQAHGLTVGAGEVEWDFEQEFLGKYHEQTSIEFHEHIDVPATAPVGEYHIIFTVKDEDGNTKEYETHIDITA
- a CDS encoding DUF4625 domain-containing protein, whose translation is MKFRLKHFYILSFIILISSCSSDNSIDKDEEKPTISINYNEGFPQGCAVLKRGETYSFRAKVTDNKALAAYSIDIHHNFDHHTHDDQVAECNLEDIKQAINPFIFIENYSIDEEVTSYEINIAITIPNDIDTGDYHCAYSVTDKTGWQSRTSVDIKIEE
- a CDS encoding MerC domain-containing protein, producing the protein MTFTNQKADHIGAIASSLCLIHCVATPFIFIAQSSVLACCSTTTAPSWWKFIDYFFLVISFLAIYRSTETTANNWMKPSLWFSWLLLFVVIINEKIALLSIPESAIYIPAIALIILHTYNRKYCQCKTDKCCSHEK
- the folE gene encoding GTP cyclohydrolase I FolE; its protein translation is MKNKKQIEIVGDNHFSTSIKTPLRADAFDKSDDEKIENIQYHFKKIMEEMGLDLTDDSLSGTPYRVAKMYVKELFYGLNPINKPRLSTFENKYGYKKMLVEQNITIDSACEHHFLPIIGYANVAYIPKDKVIGLSKINRLVDYYARRPQVQERLVLQILNDLQTILETKDVIVSVTAKHLCVSSRGIKDQSSFTTTLEYGGCFEEAETRNEFLKIIAQEKI
- a CDS encoding GTP-binding protein, encoding MEAIITIVGFLGSGKTTLLNYLIDRFTEKKWNPFVILNDYENANMDVQQFLEKVDNKYLKALTGSCICCSGIHELRNYVNGIPVRKNGITLIEANGTSDACSLMEFLGVGVNDRFLPPIQISVVDVQNWQKRGEHNELEANQIQVSSLIVLTHLNGASENRTALVVKDLKKHNPFAKIITMDALDVELLPILLPSKNVVDKLAHQKAHWSSCSIDLPVLPSKDCIDFICKQLPKSILRVKGCVQIAKEANYTYFERTPDGKVFVRPFKGVPITGTKLLTIGAGSEPAVLEKVIAYSLKAHN